The Manihot esculenta cultivar AM560-2 chromosome 11, M.esculenta_v8, whole genome shotgun sequence genome includes a region encoding these proteins:
- the LOC110625601 gene encoding uncharacterized protein LOC110625601: MELKTSLCEYEKAFGQMISLTKSSVMFTPIVDMDCRTGLCNVLGVEEVDNHGTYLGMPSVIDREKIQVFQYVVEKVSKCLKRWKSKLLSTADTCRELEITMNRFFWKFGNRTGSGLRWMQWARIAIPKIHGGLGYHFHVLQEGISGIGNLIEMDSIQSMRDTS, from the exons ATGGAGTTAAAGACTAGCCTTTGTGAATACGAAAAAGCTTTCGGTCAAATGATCAGTTTAACTAAATCCTCTGTTATGTTTACTCCTATTGTTGATATGGATTGTAGAACTGGTTTGTGTAACGTTTTgggtgttgaggaggtggataATCATGGAACTTATCTTGGTATGCCATCTGTTATTGATAGAGAGAAAATACAAGTTTTTCAATATGTTGTTGAGAAAGTTTCTAAATGTTTGAAACGATGGAAATCTAAATTGCTTTCGACAGCAG ATACATGTAGAGAACTTGAGATAACAATGAATCGATTTTTTTGGAAATTTGGTAATAGAACCGGTTCGGGTTTGAGATGGATGCAGTGGGCAAGAATAGCTATTCCAAAAATTCATGGAGGTCTTGG ATACCACTTTCACGTATTGCAAGAAGGGATTAGTGGTATTGGAAATCTAATCGAAATGGATAGTATTCAGTCAATGAGGGATACAAGCTAG